TGACAGATTTGAGATCTCTGATGTCACTGAACGGAAAATAATGGCCCGGTGTCATGGGGCGAAGCACAAGCAACCGTTCAAGCCGAAGGCGGAGATCAAACTGGTTACTTATCACGGGTTGAAGGTGGAAAGGTTTGAAGAGGGTTACAGGGCGGAAGTGATATTTGATGTATGAACTATATGTGCGGGATATAGGGAGTAGCTAGTATACAGGAGACAGTATTCAGTAAGATCAGGAAATAAGAGAGGGAAAACGTAGGGACACAGCAAGCTGTGTCCCTTTATTATTCGAAAAGTGTTTTCGTGTTATTTCGTGTATTTTCCGCCATTAGCACTTGTGCTTTTATGGGCGGACAGGCGCGGGAAAGGGAATGCGGGGCCTTATTCTCGGCCAGTTCTCCACTGTCCAGGCCAGCAGGACCATCAGGGCCACGGTCAGTACCAGCGCGAATATGGCCTGCGGCCAGTCCAGATTCTTCTGCAGGGCGGAGGTCAGCCGTCCGTAGACCAGGGCGATGTGCAACCAGTAGACCATCAGCGAATGGCGGCCCATCAGCCGCATGAAGGAAAAACTCTCCGGTTTGAACAGCAGGCACAGGAAAAAACAGCCGGCCAAAATCACGGCCTGCATCCCTATCCGGATGAAGGAATACTCCGGGCTGTTGTAGAACAGTATCCAGCCATGGGAATGGGGAATGCTGACGGCGGCCCAGATCCCGCCCAGCATCAACAGTATCCCGGCGGCGATCAGCCCGTAGTGCAGAAAGATCAGCTTTAATTTGTCACCCCTGAA
The sequence above is a segment of the Candidatus Edwardsbacteria bacterium genome. Coding sequences within it:
- the opgC gene encoding OpgC domain-containing protein, which produces WYIRSFFSSAVEFGHFPVFPYFVFVPAGAVIGLLTRRFRGDKLKLIFLHYGLIAAGILLMLGGIWAAVSIPHSHGWILFYNSPEYSFIRIGMQAVILAGCFFLCLLFKPESFSFMRLMGRHSLMVYWLHIALVYGRLTSALQKNLDWPQAIFALVLTVALMVLLAWTVENWPRIRPRIPFPAPVRP